GCCGAGCGATGTGAACCAGTCCATCCAGGCCTTCATCACCCTGGCGCCTTCTTCTTCGGATCGCGGCATCGCGCCGCCGTGATAGACGAAGAGAAACTTGGCCATGTCATCTCCTCCATGGCGTGCCGTCATGCCGGCCACCCGGCATCGTGCCAGCGCGCGGGTTATTCATTTGCCGAGAGGTCGTAATCGGCAATCCGGTTCCGCGTCCGATCTCGCAAAGTTGATGGCATATGCGCCTCCATCGTCTGGCGGTTGCAAGTTGTGATGCATGCCGTAAGCTTCCGCGACCAGCTAATCGGGGATGACGATGGAACCGACTTCGCTTCTGATCTTTGCCGGTGCCCTGCTTGTTGCCGCAGGCTCGCCCGGACCCTCCATTGCCGCCCTGGTGGCGCGGGTCATCTCGAAGGGCTTTCGCGACGTGCTGCCGTTTCTGGCGGCGATGTGGATCGGCGAGGCGATCTGGCTTTCGCTGGCGGTGTTCGGCCTCGCCTTCGTCGCACAGTCGTTCCATATGGCCTTCGTCGCGGTCAAATGGGCAGGCGTCGCCTATCTCGTCTACCTCGCCTGGAAAATGTGGACGGCCCCCGTCGATACGCGCGCAGGCGAGATGCCGAGCCAGGATTCCCCGCTCAAGCTGTTTGCTGCCGGCATGGCGGTGACGCTCGGCAATCCCAAGATCATGATGTTCTACCTGGCGCTGCTGCCGACGATCATCGACCTTGCTTCGGTGAGCGTCATCGGCTGGCTGGAGCTGACGCTGACGATGGCTGCGGTGCTGATCGCTATCGATCTGGCCTGGGTGTTCGCGGCGGCGCAGGCGCGCAGGCTTTTGCGCAGCAAGCGGGCGATGCGAATCGCGAATCGTGTTAGCGCGACGACGATGGCGGGTGCCGCCGCCGCGATCGCTGCGCGGTAAAGGTGAAAATTTCGCCAGATGCACCCTGCAGCGTGCTTTGCGGACGCTGCGTCAGCTTATTTCGCAGGCAATTTCTGCCTGCCCGATAGGCGTTTTTCCATACCATCCGTCAAACCTTTGTCGCTAAAGGCAGGCCATCTGCTACGATAGTCGCAAAAGCATGTGACGGGACGGGAGAAACTAGCGTCATGGCCGCATCTGTGAAGTCTAAGGCGAAATCCGCCAAGACTGCATCCGCCTCCAAATCCTCCAACAGACCTCCCCAGCTGCACGAATTGCTGCTCGCCCGAGCGCCGGCCGAGGACGTGGCCGACTACGAGCCGGGCATGCTGGAGCGCGCAGCACAGCTTGCCGAGCAAGCCGTGCTCAAGCATCGCAAAGGCTCCTCGGTGATCGACATCGAGACCGACGGAAGCGTCGTCCGTCACGACCGGCCGGTGACTGTCGTCACCGTCGTCAACGACAACATGCCTTTCCTGTTCGATTCGGTGCTCGGCGAGATCACCGAGGCGGCCGGCGAGCCGGTTCTGGTGACCCACCCCGTCATCCTGGTGCGCCATGGCCGCACCGGCGTCGACGAGATCCTGAGCGACGGCGGCCACAAGGGCGAAGAGGCAGCCGACAAGGTCAGCGTCATTCACGTCCACATCCCGCCGCTCGGCAAGGATGCCGCCGAAGCGTTGCGCGAGCGGCTGAAGAAGCTGCTTGGACAGGTGCGAGCCGCTGTCACCGACTGGAAGCCGATGCTGGCCAGGCTCGACCAGGCGATTTCCGAATTCCGCTATGCACCGATCCCGCTCGAAAAGAATGCGGTGACCGAAGCAATCGCCTTCCTCGAATGGCTGCGCGACGACAATTTCACCTTCCTCGGCATGCGCGAGTTCAAATATTCGGGCGGCGAAAAGAGCGGCACGCTGGAACGCTCCGACAAGCCGGGCCTCGGCATCCTCGCCGATCCAGACGTTCTGGTGCTGCGTCGCGACACCATCGACGTGACGTCGACGACGCCCGAAATCCGCGCCTTCCTGCATGGCCCGGACCCGCTGATCGTCACCAAGGCCAATGCCAAGTCGGCAGTGCACCGCCGTGCCTATCTCGACTACATCGGTATCAAGACCTACGACGCCAAGGGCCAGTTGTCGGGCGAACTGCGGATCGTCGGCCTGTTCACCTCGACTGCCTACACGCGCTCGGTGATGAAGATCCCCTATCTGCGTTCCAAGGCCGAAACAGTGGTGCAGAAGTCGGGTCTCGACCCTGCCGATCATTCCGGCAAGGCGCTGATCAATGTGCTCGAATCCTATCCGCGTGACGAGCTGTTCCAGATCGCCGTGCCGACGTTGCGCAAGCATTCCGAGGCGATCCTCGGCCTGATCGAGCGGCCGCGCGTGCGTGCGCTGGTGCGGGTCGACCAATTCGACCGCTTCGTCTCGATCCTCGTCTTCGTGCCGCGTGACCGCTACGATTCGGTGGTGCGCGAGAAGATCGGCGCCTATCTCAGGACGGTCTTCGAAGGGCGGCTGTCGGCCTATTACCCGGCATTCCCCGAGGGCGGGCTGGCGCGTGTCCATTTCATCATCGGCCGCTCCGGCGGCAAGACGCCCAAGGTCGAGCAATCGGCCATCGAGGCGGCGATCCGCGACATGGTGCGGACCTGGGAGGATGGCTTGCGCGAAGCATCCGCCGAGGCGGGCTCATCCGCATCGTTCGTGAAGCTCGCCAGCCACTTCCCGCAGGACTACCAGAACAGCTTCTCGCCGGCGGCAGCCCTTGTCGATGCCGAGCGCATCGCCTCCATCGGCGCATCCAACCCGATCGTCATCGACTGCTATCGCGACACCGGCCAGGCGGCGGAACAGGCCTCGCTGAAGATCTACCATCATGGCGCACCGGTGGCGTTGTCGCGGCGCGTGCCATTGCTCGAGAACATGGGCTTCCGCGTAATCAGCGAGCGCACCTTCGAACTGGGCGAGAAGGGCGAGGATCAGATCTTCATCCATGACATGGAGTTGGAGAACGCCTATGGCCAGCCGATCGACCTGGCCGACGGCGGCCTGCTGTTCGAGGAGGTGTTCCTCTCGGTCTGGAAGGGCGATGCCGACAATGACGGCTACAACGCCCTGGCGCAGACGGCAGGTCTCGGCTCCAACGAGATCCTGATCCTGCGCGCCTATGGCCGCTACCTGCAGCAGGCAGGTATCCCGCAGAGCCAGGATTTCATCGCGGCGGCGCTGAACCGCTATCCCGACATCGCGCGTGGGCTGCATGCGCTGTTCCTGGCAAGGCTCGATCCGGCGCAGGAAAGGGACGGCCTGGTCACCGCCAAGCATCTCAAGGCCAAGATCAAGGACGCGCTCGAAGCGGTGCCGAGCATCGATGACGACACCATCATCCGGCGCTACGTCAATCTGATCGAGGCGTCGCTGCGTACCAACCACTTCGTCGGTGGCAAGAAGGAGCGCGGCCAGTCGCTGGCGATCAAGCTCGACTCGCGCAGCGTCGAAGGCTTGCCCGAGCCGCGGCCGTGGCGCGAGATTTTCGTCTATGGCTCCGAGGTCGAGGGTCTGCACCTGCGCTTCGGCGCCGTGGCGCGCGGTGGCCTGCGCTGGTCGGACCGCGCCCAGGACTACCGCACCGAGGTGCTCGGCC
The nucleotide sequence above comes from Aminobacter aminovorans. Encoded proteins:
- a CDS encoding LysE family translocator, translating into MEPTSLLIFAGALLVAAGSPGPSIAALVARVISKGFRDVLPFLAAMWIGEAIWLSLAVFGLAFVAQSFHMAFVAVKWAGVAYLVYLAWKMWTAPVDTRAGEMPSQDSPLKLFAAGMAVTLGNPKIMMFYLALLPTIIDLASVSVIGWLELTLTMAAVLIAIDLAWVFAAAQARRLLRSKRAMRIANRVSATTMAGAAAAIAAR
- a CDS encoding NAD-glutamate dehydrogenase, producing the protein MAASVKSKAKSAKTASASKSSNRPPQLHELLLARAPAEDVADYEPGMLERAAQLAEQAVLKHRKGSSVIDIETDGSVVRHDRPVTVVTVVNDNMPFLFDSVLGEITEAAGEPVLVTHPVILVRHGRTGVDEILSDGGHKGEEAADKVSVIHVHIPPLGKDAAEALRERLKKLLGQVRAAVTDWKPMLARLDQAISEFRYAPIPLEKNAVTEAIAFLEWLRDDNFTFLGMREFKYSGGEKSGTLERSDKPGLGILADPDVLVLRRDTIDVTSTTPEIRAFLHGPDPLIVTKANAKSAVHRRAYLDYIGIKTYDAKGQLSGELRIVGLFTSTAYTRSVMKIPYLRSKAETVVQKSGLDPADHSGKALINVLESYPRDELFQIAVPTLRKHSEAILGLIERPRVRALVRVDQFDRFVSILVFVPRDRYDSVVREKIGAYLRTVFEGRLSAYYPAFPEGGLARVHFIIGRSGGKTPKVEQSAIEAAIRDMVRTWEDGLREASAEAGSSASFVKLASHFPQDYQNSFSPAAALVDAERIASIGASNPIVIDCYRDTGQAAEQASLKIYHHGAPVALSRRVPLLENMGFRVISERTFELGEKGEDQIFIHDMELENAYGQPIDLADGGLLFEEVFLSVWKGDADNDGYNALAQTAGLGSNEILILRAYGRYLQQAGIPQSQDFIAAALNRYPDIARGLHALFLARLDPAQERDGLVTAKHLKAKIKDALEAVPSIDDDTIIRRYVNLIEASLRTNHFVGGKKERGQSLAIKLDSRSVEGLPEPRPWREIFVYGSEVEGLHLRFGAVARGGLRWSDRAQDYRTEVLGLVKAQQVKNAVIVPVGAKGGFFPKRLPVGGSRDAVFEAGKAAYVNFVSSLLSITDNLDGDKVVPPAGVVRRDIDDPYFVVAADKGTATFSDTANGISEKHGFWLDDAFASGGSAGYDHKKMGITARGAWEAVKRHFREMNRDIQTTPFTVVGVGDMSGDVFGNGMLLSEQTKLIAAFDHRDIFIDPAPDMAASFAERKRMFDLPRSSWQDYDKSKLSAGGVIVSRAQKSVTLPQAAATAIGLAKTTASPTEIMNAILRAQVDLLWFGGIGTYVRATGETNQEVGDRANDAIRVTATDLRVKVIGEGANLGATQRARIEFGLKGGRCNSDAIDNSGGVNSSDVEVNIKIALASAMRKGTLQRPARDKFLAEMTEEVAGLVLANNYEQTLALSVAARRGIQDIAHQGRFMSALEARGLLDRAVENLPWPPALAERQTRGEPLTRAELGVLLAYAKIVLFSDIVASDVPDEAHFERDLLGYFPERMAKKYAAEIGGHRLRREIIARVVANDLVNRGGPSFVNRLQEASGRSAADVVRAFAVVRDGFALPALYREIDALDNVVDGMLQLDLYQAVSRLIFGTSGWYLRNEHSDAPLASRIAELQEARAALEPKFSGMLPAFTRERIENRKAGFAAAGAPEKLAERLSLLEAGELVPDIALVAKTAKADILAAAKAFFGVSEAFRIPRIEDATHAIATSDYYEGLALSRASDTIGAARRGIAVAALTGFGTAADPVAAWLEAGGERTNRTRERLQALTEGGDITVSRLTVAAGLMSDLSGR